One Solea solea chromosome 5, fSolSol10.1, whole genome shotgun sequence genomic window carries:
- the chst1 gene encoding carbohydrate sulfotransferase 1 codes for MQCSWKAVILLALASIAIQYTAIRTLTSKPFQLCPLPSPQNCGLGGQDTEPPFERGAPGSGGCDDYPYFSINATRKTHILVLATTRSGSSFVGQLLNQHQEIFYLFEPLYHVQTTLIPRLSHSRNPADRRVTLGASRDLLRSLYGCDLYFLESYIKPTPTNHTTDKLFRRGASRALCQQPVCDAFGPADVNVEEGDCIKKCAALNMTLATEGCREKRHVAIKIVRVPEIGDLRALVEDPRLNIKVIQLVRDPRGILSSRIETFRDTYRLWRIWRATGRRPYNLDMSQLTVVCEDFLNSVSTGLSHPYWLKGKYMLVRYEDLARNPLLKTKEIYDYLGLPMDKNVEDWIHVNTRGSNEPSAKHKFGTVRDSAANAESWRLKLSYDMVEYTQTVCHKVLQQLGYKAVKSVEELKNMSLSLVQDKAFVPFS; via the coding sequence ATGCAATGTTCCTGGAAGGCAGTGATTCTGCTGGCCTTGGCCTCCATTGCCATCCAGTACACAGCCATCAGGACTCTCACCTCCAAGCCTTTCCAGCTGTGTCCATTGCCCAGCCCCCAGAACTGTGGTCTGGGTGGCCAAGACACAGAACCTCCCTTTGAACGGGGAGCACCAGGCAGTGGAGGCTGCGATGACTACCCATACTTTTCCATCAATGCCACACGAAAAACTCATATCCTGGTCCTGGCCACCACTCGCAGTGGCTCCTCCTTTGTGGGTCAGCTGCTCAACCAGCACCAGGAGATTTTCTACCTGTTTGAGCCTCTGTATCATGTTCAGACTACACTGATTCCACGTCTGTCCCACAGCCGCAACCCTGCAGACCGACGTGTTACACTGGGTGCCAGTCGAGACCTCCTGCGTAGTCTGTATGGTTGTGACCTCTATTTTCTGGAGAGCTACATCAAACCAACACCCACAAACCACACCACGGATAAACTGTTTCGTCGTGGTGCCAGTCGAGCATTGTGCCAGCAGCCTGTGTGTGATGCCTTTGGCCCTGCTGATGTCAATGTGGAGGAAGGTGACTGCATTAAGAAATGTGCAGCTCTAAACATGACGTTAGCAACAGAAGGATGCCGTGAGAAGCGGCATGTGGCCATCAAGATTGTTCGAGTGCCGGAGATTGGAGATCTACGCGCTTTAGTGGAAGACCCGCGGCTTAATATTAAAGTCATTCAATTGGTCAGGGACCCACGTGGTATCTTATCATCACGGATTGAGACATTCAGGGATACGTATCGCCTGTGGCGTATTTGGAGGGCCACGGGGAGAAGGCCCTATAATCTAGACATGAGTCAGCTCACTGTTGTCTGCGAAGACTTTCTCAATTCTGTTTCAACCGGTCTCAGCCACCCTTACTGGCTGAAAGGGAAGTACATGTTGGTTCGCTACGAGGATTTGGCTCGAAATCCACTTCTCAAGACAAAGGAGATCTATGATTATCTGGGGCTGCCCATGGATAAAAATGTGGAAGACTGGATTCATGTAAACACTCGGGGCAGCAATGAGCCCTCAGCAAAACACAAGTTTGGGACAGTAAGAGATTCAGCAGCCAATGCGGAGAGTTGGCGTTTAAAACTGTCATATGACATGGTAGAGTACACACAGACTGTATGTCACAAAGTACTTCAGCAGCTGGGATATAAAGCTGTGAAATCAGTGgaggaactgaaaaatatgtcGCTCTCACTGGTACAGGACAAAGCTTTTGTACCTTTTTCGTAA